From the uncultured Fibrobacter sp. genome, one window contains:
- a CDS encoding menaquinone biosynthesis protein produces MNICVGRIPFLVCAPFFHDFLRENAGLPGVEFVDGPPSAHCAGLKEGRIHLSPASSVTFAQKPGAFVLSPELCTSCGFEVRSVKLFSRYPIEELSGKSVRMTSQSETSVALLRIILEDRFSLKPDYVCGGSVSLADDACLLIGDQALEENERHRFAFGYDLGTLWQAWQGVPFVFGAWVISKAVLGPDCRPTVERYMELTQESIDKFREDKAHALDLWLAKYPVNLPRPVVDEYYNALDYRFTEQRKESLKMFFEYASRRGLVPCVPRLEYL; encoded by the coding sequence ATGAACATTTGCGTGGGTCGTATTCCTTTTTTGGTCTGTGCGCCGTTCTTTCACGATTTTTTGAGAGAGAACGCCGGATTGCCCGGTGTCGAATTCGTGGACGGGCCACCCAGTGCCCATTGTGCAGGGCTCAAGGAAGGGCGTATCCACCTTTCCCCGGCATCTTCTGTCACCTTCGCGCAGAAACCCGGAGCGTTCGTGCTGTCGCCGGAACTTTGCACCTCTTGTGGCTTCGAGGTCCGTTCGGTCAAGCTTTTTTCCCGTTACCCCATCGAGGAACTTTCGGGCAAGTCCGTCCGCATGACATCGCAGAGCGAAACCTCTGTCGCGCTGTTGCGGATTATCTTGGAAGACCGGTTCTCGCTGAAGCCGGATTATGTCTGTGGCGGTTCTGTGAGCCTGGCAGACGATGCGTGCCTCCTGATTGGAGACCAGGCGCTCGAGGAGAACGAACGGCACCGGTTCGCCTTCGGCTACGACCTCGGGACGCTGTGGCAGGCTTGGCAGGGAGTCCCGTTCGTGTTCGGGGCGTGGGTCATCTCGAAAGCTGTGCTTGGCCCAGATTGCCGCCCGACTGTGGAACGTTATATGGAATTGACGCAAGAAAGCATCGATAAGTTCCGCGAAGACAAGGCTCACGCATTGGACCTTTGGCTCGCAAAATATCCCGTGAACTTGCCGCGCCCTGTGGTGGACGAATACTACAATGCACTGGACTACCGGTTCACGGAGCAGCGCAAGGAATCGCTCAAAATGTTCTTCGAATATGCGTCCCGCCGTGGTTTGGTGCCTTGTGTCCCTCGCTTGGAGTACCTCTAG
- a CDS encoding glycoside hydrolase family 5 protein, translating to MKRERLRGVNLGGWFSQVDCIEEKDPAGFPGILEHIRTFLSVEDFARIHKAGFNHVRLPVDYFNLFETEGLKPKDEVFALLDKALRDIQATGLDVILDLHKCPGHDFHLGSYQEQPFFVSADARKDTAKVWAYMAERYSNEPRVMMELLNEPAATDSRIWDKVKDEIFWAIRKHAPKNTIVVGSNKWNSAREFQYLTPLDDDNAIYSFHTYTPVTFTHQGAAWITDPFFKIERPWPGDYAAPEQGAETRLDVEYGKWDKARLQASIQNALDFRAKYDLPVACNEFGVYVQVPRKYQMAWMHDFMDILRDADVGYSYWNYKNLDFGIVSKGESLHNDLPQYNNPERLDQELLDLLAKG from the coding sequence ATGAAGCGGGAACGACTGCGCGGAGTGAATTTGGGCGGCTGGTTTAGCCAAGTCGACTGTATCGAAGAAAAGGATCCTGCGGGTTTTCCCGGAATACTGGAGCACATCCGGACATTCCTCTCCGTCGAAGATTTCGCGCGAATCCACAAGGCGGGGTTCAACCACGTGCGCCTGCCCGTGGACTACTTTAACCTGTTCGAAACGGAAGGACTCAAGCCCAAGGACGAGGTTTTCGCACTGCTCGACAAGGCCCTCCGCGATATCCAGGCCACCGGCCTAGACGTCATCCTGGACCTGCACAAGTGCCCGGGGCACGATTTCCACCTGGGTTCGTACCAGGAACAACCGTTCTTCGTCAGCGCCGATGCCCGCAAAGACACCGCGAAAGTCTGGGCCTACATGGCAGAGCGTTACAGCAACGAGCCCCGCGTGATGATGGAGCTCTTGAACGAGCCTGCCGCCACCGATTCCCGGATTTGGGACAAAGTCAAGGACGAAATTTTCTGGGCCATCCGCAAGCATGCCCCCAAGAACACCATCGTGGTCGGGAGCAACAAGTGGAACAGCGCCCGCGAATTCCAGTACCTGACTCCGCTCGACGACGACAACGCCATCTACAGTTTCCACACCTACACCCCCGTGACGTTCACCCACCAAGGTGCCGCCTGGATCACCGACCCGTTCTTCAAAATAGAACGCCCCTGGCCTGGGGACTACGCCGCACCCGAACAAGGCGCCGAAACCCGGCTTGACGTGGAATACGGCAAATGGGACAAGGCAAGGCTACAAGCAAGCATCCAGAATGCGCTAGACTTCCGCGCCAAATACGACCTGCCCGTCGCCTGCAACGAATTCGGAGTTTACGTACAAGTGCCGCGCAAATACCAGATGGCCTGGATGCACGACTTCATGGATATCCTGCGCGATGCCGACGTAGGCTACAGCTACTGGAACTACAAGAATCTGGACTTCGGGATTGTTTCCAAAGGAGAGTCGCTGCACAACGACCTGCCGCAGTACAACAACCCCGAAAGGCTCGACCAGGAACTGCTGGATTTACTTGCAAAAGGGTAA
- a CDS encoding bifunctional 4-hydroxy-2-oxoglutarate aldolase/2-dehydro-3-deoxy-phosphogluconate aldolase, whose amino-acid sequence MDLLEFIKPMPVVGILRDIPQGAEEACVKTAAQCGLKAIEVTMNTANAAEIIASLKTAAKPHGITVGAGTVRHGHDLEKALAAGAEFIVTPNTRNEIIRLSCTAGIPIIPGALTPTEVQKAFDLGATAVKIFPVNCVGGPEYIKALRGPFRDIPLMACGGVNAENAQDYFKAGANLVSFGASIFNPTLMAAGDWDTIANKLKALLDAIK is encoded by the coding sequence ATGGATTTGCTAGAATTTATCAAACCGATGCCGGTCGTGGGCATTCTCCGCGACATTCCCCAAGGCGCCGAAGAGGCGTGCGTCAAGACGGCCGCCCAGTGTGGCCTCAAAGCCATCGAAGTCACGATGAACACGGCGAATGCCGCCGAAATCATCGCCTCGCTCAAGACGGCTGCCAAACCTCACGGCATCACAGTCGGCGCAGGCACAGTCCGTCACGGGCACGACCTGGAAAAGGCTCTTGCCGCTGGAGCAGAATTCATTGTCACCCCGAACACCCGCAACGAAATCATCCGGCTTTCGTGTACGGCAGGCATCCCCATCATTCCGGGGGCACTCACGCCGACCGAAGTGCAAAAAGCCTTTGACCTCGGTGCCACGGCCGTGAAGATTTTCCCGGTCAACTGCGTAGGCGGCCCCGAATACATCAAGGCGCTGCGCGGCCCTTTCCGCGACATCCCGCTGATGGCCTGCGGCGGAGTCAATGCGGAAAACGCCCAGGATTATTTCAAGGCGGGAGCGAACCTCGTCTCGTTCGGAGCAAGCATTTTCAACCCGACGCTCATGGCTGCCGGCGACTGGGACACCATCGCAAACAAGCTGAAAGCCCTGCTCGATGCGATAAAGTAG
- a CDS encoding ABC transporter ATP-binding protein, translating into MGDETVHALRGVSFDIHKGEFVTIMGASGSGKSTMLNILGCMDRPTAGHYILDGEHTEKLKRDALARIRSQKIGFVFQSYNLLSRTTAIENVELPLLYNSKVSSAERRRRAIKALERVGLADRMNHLPNQLSGGQQQRVAIARALVNDPVIILADEATGNLDTRTSYEIMMIFQELNRQGKTIAFVTHEPDIATFSGRTITLRDGLVKKDIINENIQDAKAAYEALPPPEIFDN; encoded by the coding sequence ATGGGCGACGAGACCGTACATGCGCTGCGAGGAGTGAGTTTCGACATCCACAAAGGCGAATTCGTGACCATCATGGGAGCAAGCGGCTCCGGAAAGTCCACCATGCTGAACATTCTCGGGTGCATGGACAGGCCCACCGCCGGGCACTACATACTGGATGGCGAACACACCGAAAAACTCAAGCGCGACGCCCTCGCCCGCATCCGCAGCCAAAAAATCGGGTTCGTATTCCAGAGTTACAACCTGTTGAGCCGCACCACCGCCATCGAGAACGTGGAACTGCCTCTATTATACAATTCGAAGGTTTCCTCTGCCGAAAGGCGCCGCAGGGCAATCAAGGCGCTCGAAAGGGTCGGGCTCGCCGACCGCATGAACCACCTCCCCAACCAGCTTTCGGGTGGCCAGCAGCAGAGGGTCGCCATCGCCCGCGCATTGGTGAACGACCCCGTAATTATCCTCGCCGACGAAGCCACCGGGAACCTGGACACACGCACGAGCTACGAAATCATGATGATTTTCCAGGAACTCAACCGGCAAGGGAAAACAATCGCCTTCGTGACGCACGAACCCGACATCGCTACATTCAGCGGCCGGACCATCACGCTACGCGACGGACTCGTAAAGAAGGACATCATCAACGAGAACATCCAAGACGCAAAAGCCGCATACGAAGCACTGCCACCACCGGAGATTTTTGATAATTGA
- a CDS encoding glycoside hydrolase family 9 protein, protein MLRYKKGALATVATLASLSATAAFAATSPYDLIRPTWPVSWDSTAFDKFDTTGSKLVNPLNFAKTPASFKAGEIIPDTLDQVYYDALNSKISAIRVNQVGYLKSDKERRFYFIGDKAEGFEVVDAYGKSLSTKITGTFTTSENETESSWTIIAGPDRRSSDNIRYKVDFTGPSGKIFIGNIPQSVPTGTRLRIKVGNEISSTFIVSDDVYTMAKDASLKFFGIQRSGNSESWFHGPSHQKDGGGKLVNLVTGNAVTDTTYLKEGDLQGGWYDCGDHLKESQSQAFSFTALAVMSATNPSKDVDHYAYNQGEFEKTDGIPDILREAKHGADFFLRAYRVANGVIDKMPVSIGNYNYDHGYWGRPEVQDNIAITGRGGADERDVRLGELGSNVSAEIAAGLAILGKDYAKYDSAFADSCLMVAEKMYEFAKNLELKTWNRGGPGTYDGGKTYVHNIKAESWATPAYNGNSTSYDDLSVAAIALHYATYETTKKMDYLDDAAKDTIGKWMTWESFGLRKMGQNTDWTSTQIYALYAFYKLLLKDSTTSTKYGISASDRLKYIEKVIDLLGFNLAELSIPIGHEDFRLPPDNRIFATEDHVWFSMLSTTQRYYNYGQVGNIFDLLAYADVAKNIVKQGETLPNITASSLMSEETFQVAINKLNYLFGMNPWDISLVYGVGDKNDAHPHHRAANPEGSMSPGLDYKYRCPVGAILGGARPGQENKWNPGSSMSWEEYNISETCLFASALLMSALTIASNGGSDYYEKKCDSCKTDPKIPFVGNIYPLVYRYIWADLNFFSISIENGTLDNLDSVTAYIYFEATKEDMDSCKTLFELDLCHKLNIAGYYELCDGNDEIKNFVKNNPPYIIEDSFDKDKKTYTWVQEIPIDSINYGSQIRLDLVATAGSLVNGKCSINHTPAKANIVDGWSFTSHAKTNDAPAYDGAPEWDKDQGDIQKAPKDPYIVIRSKGNLLWGYGPGKTTDVHNHIARVVEVSHKARMQLSGKRLFVMTTAQGTKTLKLFDLLGNQLMESTFDGTRADIGLERLPRHGTIIAKLTSNGKPLAIQTFKMK, encoded by the coding sequence ATGCTTCGATACAAAAAGGGAGCCCTTGCAACAGTCGCCACATTAGCGTCTCTTTCTGCAACCGCAGCATTCGCTGCCACTTCTCCCTACGATCTGATTCGCCCCACCTGGCCCGTGAGCTGGGATTCCACGGCGTTCGACAAGTTCGACACTACAGGAAGCAAACTCGTCAATCCCCTGAATTTTGCCAAGACTCCTGCAAGTTTCAAGGCGGGAGAAATCATCCCCGACACCTTGGACCAGGTCTACTATGACGCCCTCAATTCCAAGATTTCCGCCATCCGCGTGAACCAGGTTGGCTATCTCAAAAGCGACAAGGAACGCCGATTCTACTTCATCGGCGACAAGGCAGAAGGATTCGAGGTTGTCGATGCTTACGGCAAGTCCCTCAGCACCAAAATAACCGGCACCTTTACCACAAGCGAGAACGAAACAGAGAGTAGCTGGACCATTATCGCCGGTCCAGACCGCAGATCGTCGGACAACATTCGCTACAAAGTTGATTTCACAGGCCCCTCCGGAAAAATTTTCATCGGCAACATTCCCCAATCCGTGCCCACCGGGACACGCCTGCGCATCAAAGTCGGCAACGAGATTTCCAGCACCTTTATCGTCAGCGACGACGTCTACACCATGGCAAAAGACGCTTCGCTCAAGTTTTTCGGCATCCAGCGCAGTGGCAACTCCGAGTCCTGGTTTCACGGGCCGAGTCACCAGAAAGACGGTGGCGGCAAATTAGTCAACCTTGTAACAGGCAATGCCGTGACCGACACGACTTATCTGAAGGAGGGAGACCTGCAGGGTGGCTGGTACGATTGCGGAGACCACCTGAAGGAATCGCAGTCGCAAGCATTCTCCTTCACGGCACTTGCCGTGATGTCGGCCACCAATCCCTCCAAGGATGTAGACCACTACGCCTACAATCAGGGTGAATTTGAAAAGACCGACGGCATCCCGGATATCCTACGCGAAGCCAAGCACGGAGCCGACTTCTTCTTAAGGGCTTACCGCGTAGCCAACGGCGTTATAGACAAAATGCCCGTTTCTATCGGAAATTATAACTACGACCACGGATACTGGGGCCGTCCCGAAGTACAGGACAACATCGCGATAACTGGTCGCGGAGGAGCCGACGAACGCGATGTCCGCTTGGGCGAACTTGGCTCCAACGTTTCGGCCGAAATCGCCGCGGGACTCGCCATCTTGGGCAAGGACTACGCCAAATACGATTCTGCTTTTGCCGACAGCTGCCTTATGGTAGCAGAAAAGATGTACGAATTCGCCAAGAACCTTGAACTTAAGACTTGGAACCGTGGTGGTCCTGGAACATACGACGGCGGCAAGACCTATGTCCATAACATAAAAGCAGAAAGCTGGGCGACTCCGGCCTATAACGGCAACTCCACTTCCTATGACGATCTGTCCGTCGCCGCTATAGCGCTCCATTACGCCACCTACGAGACAACCAAGAAAATGGACTATCTGGACGATGCCGCAAAAGACACTATTGGCAAATGGATGACGTGGGAAAGTTTCGGCTTGCGCAAGATGGGCCAGAATACGGATTGGACCAGCACACAGATCTACGCCCTGTATGCCTTTTATAAATTACTCCTGAAAGATTCAACAACGAGCACCAAATACGGCATCAGCGCCAGCGATCGCCTCAAGTATATCGAAAAAGTCATAGATCTCTTGGGGTTCAATCTCGCCGAATTATCGATTCCAATAGGACACGAAGACTTCAGATTGCCCCCCGACAATCGAATATTCGCGACAGAAGACCATGTATGGTTCTCCATGCTTTCCACAACACAACGGTATTATAACTACGGCCAGGTAGGCAACATATTTGACCTCCTTGCCTATGCAGATGTCGCAAAAAATATTGTGAAACAAGGAGAAACGCTCCCCAACATCACGGCATCCAGCCTTATGTCCGAAGAAACATTCCAAGTCGCCATCAACAAGCTGAACTACCTCTTCGGAATGAACCCTTGGGATATCTCCCTCGTTTACGGAGTCGGCGACAAGAACGACGCCCATCCGCACCACAGAGCCGCAAACCCCGAAGGGAGTATGTCTCCCGGCCTTGATTACAAGTACAGGTGTCCCGTCGGTGCAATTTTGGGAGGCGCGCGGCCAGGCCAGGAAAACAAATGGAACCCGGGATCAAGCATGAGCTGGGAAGAATACAATATATCAGAAACCTGCCTCTTTGCTTCTGCACTTCTCATGTCGGCCCTCACCATCGCAAGTAACGGTGGAAGCGACTACTACGAAAAGAAGTGCGACAGTTGCAAGACTGACCCCAAGATACCATTTGTCGGAAACATCTACCCATTGGTCTATCGTTACATATGGGCCGATCTAAACTTTTTCAGCATCTCCATCGAAAACGGTACCCTGGACAATTTGGACAGCGTTACAGCCTACATATATTTTGAAGCGACCAAAGAAGACATGGATTCCTGCAAAACCCTCTTCGAACTGGATCTGTGCCATAAACTCAACATTGCCGGATACTACGAACTTTGCGATGGAAACGACGAAATTAAAAACTTCGTTAAAAATAATCCTCCCTATATAATCGAAGACTCGTTCGACAAAGACAAAAAAACATACACCTGGGTACAAGAAATTCCTATAGATTCCATTAATTACGGGAGCCAGATTCGACTAGATCTGGTGGCCACCGCAGGTTCGCTCGTTAACGGGAAATGCAGCATAAACCACACCCCAGCCAAGGCCAATATCGTTGACGGCTGGAGCTTTACTAGCCATGCCAAAACTAACGACGCGCCCGCCTATGACGGGGCTCCCGAATGGGACAAGGACCAAGGCGACATCCAGAAGGCTCCCAAAGATCCGTATATCGTCATCCGCAGCAAGGGCAATCTCCTATGGGGCTACGGTCCGGGAAAAACAACCGACGTCCATAATCACATAGCCAGGGTAGTCGAAGTCAGCCACAAGGCCCGCATGCAACTAAGCGGCAAGAGGCTCTTTGTCATGACGACCGCACAGGGAACAAAGACGTTGAAGCTCTTTGACCTTCTCGGTAACCAACTGATGGAATCGACATTCGATGGCACACGCGCCGATATAGGCCTTGAAAGGCTCCCCCGTCACGGAACCATTATCGCAAAGCTTACGTCCAACGGCAAACCGCTTGCCATCCAGACGTTCAAAATGAAATAA
- a CDS encoding ABC transporter permease — translation MSPLTLIKISLRALLRNRMRTFLSVLGIVIGVAAVIAMVAMGEGSRISIKEQMTSMGSNAIIIMPNRDRRGGVQMESTESLEEADVIAIREQATYINGVSPMMTVNGQAIVGNNNSPTSLSGVSADYLKIRNYEIEDGVMFDDATDRMAKVCVIGQTVAKNLFPEGDPIGKTIRYKNIPLKVIGTLKAKGSGDFGQDNDDVIFTPYQTVMRRFSATTNIRQIYANSIGEGYAEKATEEIMGILKERRNWTKPTDPFRVFTQEEMIQMVTSTSDLISLVLTIIAGISLFVGGIGIMNIMYVSVTERTKEIGLRMAIGARSRDIMFQFLFESVIISLLGGVIGIMLGIAASEIVKTFFSMPMSVSITSVIVSFAVCFATGVFFGWYPARKASRLDPIEALRFE, via the coding sequence ATGTCCCCACTAACTCTCATAAAAATCTCCCTCCGCGCCCTATTGCGCAACCGCATGCGCACCTTCCTCTCGGTGCTCGGCATCGTTATCGGTGTCGCAGCCGTAATTGCCATGGTCGCCATGGGCGAAGGCTCCCGCATCTCCATCAAGGAACAGATGACCTCGATGGGCTCGAACGCCATCATCATCATGCCCAACCGCGACAGGCGCGGCGGCGTGCAGATGGAATCTACCGAATCGCTCGAAGAAGCCGACGTCATCGCCATCCGCGAGCAGGCAACCTACATTAACGGTGTCTCCCCGATGATGACCGTGAACGGGCAAGCCATTGTCGGCAACAACAACTCCCCCACGTCGCTTTCTGGCGTTTCTGCCGATTACCTCAAAATCCGCAACTACGAAATCGAAGACGGCGTGATGTTCGACGATGCCACCGACCGCATGGCGAAAGTCTGCGTTATAGGCCAGACTGTCGCAAAGAACCTGTTCCCCGAAGGCGACCCCATCGGCAAGACTATCCGTTACAAGAACATTCCGCTGAAAGTCATCGGCACCTTGAAGGCTAAAGGCTCCGGCGACTTTGGGCAAGACAACGACGACGTGATTTTCACGCCCTACCAGACCGTGATGCGCAGGTTCTCGGCGACAACGAACATCCGGCAAATTTATGCGAACTCCATCGGCGAAGGCTATGCCGAAAAGGCGACCGAGGAGATTATGGGAATCCTCAAGGAACGCCGCAACTGGACAAAGCCCACCGACCCGTTCCGCGTATTCACGCAAGAAGAAATGATCCAAATGGTCACGAGCACCTCGGACCTGATATCGCTCGTACTCACGATTATCGCAGGAATCAGTTTGTTCGTAGGCGGTATCGGCATTATGAACATCATGTACGTGTCCGTTACCGAACGCACCAAGGAAATCGGGTTACGCATGGCTATCGGGGCCCGCAGCCGCGACATCATGTTCCAGTTCCTGTTTGAATCCGTCATCATCAGCCTCCTGGGCGGTGTCATCGGCATCATGCTCGGCATCGCCGCTTCCGAAATCGTAAAGACTTTCTTCAGCATGCCCATGAGCGTTTCCATTACAAGCGTCATCGTGAGCTTTGCCGTATGCTTTGCCACGGGAGTCTTCTTTGGTTGGTACCCCGCACGTAAGGCGAGCCGGCTCGACCCCATCGAAGCGCTCCGGTTTGAATAA
- a CDS encoding diguanylate cyclase — protein MVEERILIVDDNVEMLDKTSALLSHVGYSVVTCTSGEEALERLEHERVDLVLLDINMPSLNGFEVCLRIRQMYALDDLPIIFLTSREDSDSVTKGFHSGASDFISKSAIADILLARVNVHIRLSRTLRFLRDISLTDDLTKCYNRRHAMYTLREWFSRSKRYGTSFSLVYFDLNGLKLVNDKYGHQAGDLLLRSVVGVVKKLLRDSDVLFRMGGDEFMVLCPDTDRQGALTCAERMQNAVSGITIVDQSVTFAYGIAHSSEDYKDMDDMLHSADASMYECKKQMHAGRK, from the coding sequence ATGGTTGAGGAAAGAATTCTCATTGTAGACGACAATGTCGAAATGCTGGATAAGACCAGCGCGCTTTTGTCCCATGTCGGGTATAGTGTCGTGACATGCACTTCGGGCGAAGAGGCTCTTGAACGGCTGGAACACGAAAGGGTAGACCTTGTCTTGCTCGATATCAACATGCCGAGCCTGAACGGATTCGAAGTGTGTCTCCGTATCCGTCAGATGTACGCCCTGGACGATTTGCCGATTATCTTCCTCACGAGCCGCGAGGATTCCGACAGTGTCACGAAGGGTTTCCATTCCGGTGCTTCTGATTTTATCAGCAAGTCCGCCATCGCCGACATCTTGCTTGCGCGTGTCAACGTGCATATCCGTTTGTCCAGGACACTCCGGTTCTTGCGCGACATCTCGCTTACGGACGATTTGACCAAGTGCTATAACCGCCGCCATGCCATGTACACCCTCAGGGAATGGTTCTCCCGCAGCAAGCGCTATGGGACTTCGTTCTCGCTCGTGTACTTTGATTTGAACGGTCTCAAGTTGGTCAACGACAAGTACGGCCACCAGGCAGGCGACCTCTTGCTGCGCAGTGTGGTGGGTGTCGTCAAGAAGCTCTTGCGTGATTCCGACGTGCTGTTCCGCATGGGCGGTGACGAGTTCATGGTGCTATGCCCCGATACCGACAGGCAGGGTGCGCTGACTTGCGCAGAACGTATGCAGAACGCCGTGTCGGGCATTACCATCGTGGACCAGTCCGTGACCTTCGCCTATGGCATAGCCCATTCCTCCGAAGATTACAAAGACATGGACGACATGCTCCACAGTGCCGATGCCTCCATGTACGAGTGCAAGAAACAGATGCACGCCGGGAGAAAATAA